From the genome of Aspergillus chevalieri M1 DNA, chromosome 8, nearly complete sequence, one region includes:
- the tma22 gene encoding putative RNA binding protein Tma22 (BUSCO:EOG092652NQ;~COG:J;~EggNog:ENOG410PNU3;~InterPro:IPR001950,IPR036877;~PFAM:PF01253;~go_function: GO:0003743 - translation initiation factor activity [Evidence IEA];~go_process: GO:0006413 - translational initiation [Evidence IEA]), which yields MAEVAESGPIEPQAKHVVYCGVCTLPSEYCEFGGTAKKCEEWLKDSHPGLHEQLYSEEAVSANLSNLSLSVRERAAKDAAKKEAKAAAAETRDAERKAASKIQIKRIERNKRKHVTVITGLEVHGLENKKVAKELGKKFATGSSVTKSAAGIEEITVQGDVSDDVQEWLVEVKGIPEANTELIEDKKKKSSS from the exons ATGGCGGAAGTCGCAGAATCCGGCCCTATTGAGCCCCAGGCCAAGCACGTCGTGTATTGCGGAG TTTGCACACTACCCTCAGAG TACTGCGAGTTCGGCGGGACAGCCAAAAAATGCGAAGAATGGCTGAAGGACAGTCACCCGGGCCTGCATGAACAATTATACTCGGAGG AAGCCGTCAGCGCCAACCTATCGAACCTTTCATTGTCCGTTCGTGAGCGCGCAGCCAAGGACGCTGCGAAGAAGGAGGCCAAGGCTGCGGCAGCCGAAACACGCGATGCCGAGCGGAAGGCTGCCTCGAAAATTCAGATCAAACGCATTGAGCGTAACAAGCGCAAGCACGTCACCGTCATCACAGGGTTGGAGGTACATGGGTTGGAGAACAAGAAGGTCGCCAAGGAACTCGGTAAGAAGTTTGCTACTGGTTCTTCAGTGACGAAATCTGCTGCTGGTATCGAAGAGATTACGGTCCAGGGTGACGTGAGCGATGACGTGCAAGAGTGGCTGGTGGAAGTGAAGGGGATTCCTGAAGCGAACACCGAGTTGATCGAggataagaagaagaagagcagcagTTAA
- a CDS encoding protein phosphatase regulator REG1 (COG:S;~EggNog:ENOG410PJF1;~InterPro:IPR013860;~PFAM:PF08550), with protein MTAVLTIPREKYSRFTSDPLQCPTTQRYILRGPDVSIKSPVSIHSEYLPTDCLSPISSSVTSPVPSSPTLSSVSPSIDDEHDGDNDEDEILFPSYDFKEVSQKDVMSQQQQQSDELVSSTPTEPSIDGQRCALQTPSADDTSLEEEPSRHVDYLSHDWREEDIWTSWRYMTRRKDVFSNGLRLENASWRTWAKVKFGLGTISPETLNWLKDCDVTWLYGPLKTSKNFGSDASPPPTHLTTPNMCQPRKPILKKKTASETMLQRSLSQHTLLQRAGALLKAKEAANGQDQSIPRSRHHEDQTGSTTPTAIAGTPTTASVSDIGSPNERRHIHFNNEVVQCIAIEAKDEEEEYDKYRTRLDDSLFSGNVVVTNQMLSNTASGNMSPPRNNENKTIAPLPSTTLRGETPEPPASSLFERWFGSRSSPLPSPTPPKDSRRSSEPSANFLLDDDDDYDEYESNGGFDFSWQSNWQSKQVSSASTQIRPHSVNSEDDEDGLEMDRDFQLTYSDMFSLGEYSESPNAGIFDRVLDTVNTAKDIAHVIWNVGWRR; from the exons ATGACAGCCGTGCTCACGATCCCGCGGGAAAAGTATTCGCGCTTTACTTCGGATCCGCTGCAGTGTCCCACCACACAAAGATACATCTTAAGGGGTCCAGACGTTTCGATCAAGTCTCCCGTGTCTATCCATAGTGAATATCTCCCTACGGACTGTCTCAGTCCGATCTCATCATCTGTGACTTCGCCGGTTCCGTCTTCTCCGACCCTCAGTAGCGTCTCACCCAGCATTGACGATGAGCATGATGGTGAcaatgatgaagacgagATCCTATTCCCCTCTTATGATTTCAAAGAAGTGTCTCAGAAGGATGTAATgtctcaacagcaacagcaatccGACGAACTTGTCAGTAGTACTCCTACTGAGCCCTCAATAGATGGCCAGCGTTGTGCATTGCAGACGCCTTCAGCCGATGATACTTCGCTGGAAGAAGAACCGTCAAGGCATGTTGATTATCTCTCCCATGACTGGAGAGAGGAGGATATCTGGACGTCATGGCGTTACATGACTAGACGCAAGGATGTCTTCAGCAACGGGCTGCGATTGGAAAATGCTTCCTGGAGAACGTGGGCGAAAGTGAAGTTTGGCTTGGGCACCATCTCGCCGGAAACCCTTAATTG GCTCAAGGATTGCGACGTGACATGGTTGTATGGTCCGTTGAAGACGTCTAAGAATTTCGGTTCAGATGCCTCACCTCCGCCAACCCATTTGACGACGCCGAATATGTGTCAACCTCGGAAGCCTATCTTAAAGAAAAAGACTGCATCAGAGACAATGCTGCAACGATCATTATCCCAACATACACTGTTACAACGTGCAGGTGCCCTACTAAAGGcaaaggaagcagcaaatggtCAAGATCAGTCAATTCCGCGATCCAGACATCATGAAGATCAGACTGGTAGTACTACACCGACTGCAATTGCTGGTACACCCACAACTGCGTCAGTTTCGGACATAGGGTCACCCAATGAAAGGCGGCACATACATTTTAATAATGAGGTCGTGCAATGCATCGCTATTGAAGCaaaggacgaggaagaagaatacGATAAATACCGAACAAGGCTTGATGATAGCCTGTTCTCAGGCAATGTTGTTGTGACGAACCAGATGCTTTCCAACACAGCTTCCGGCAACATGAGTCCCCCGCGTAACAACGAAAACAAAACCATTGCACCCCTTCCGTCTACCACACTCAGAGGAGAGACTCCTGAGCCACCTGCAAGCTCGTTGTTTGAACGTTGGTTCGGTTCACGCTCATCACCGTTGCCATCCCCTACACCACCTAAAGATTCGCGCCGATCCTCCGAGCCGTCCGCGAATTTCCTTCtggacgacgatgatgattatgatgaATATGAGTCGAACGGCGGTTTTGACTTCAGCTGGCAGTCCAATTGGCAGTCCAAGCAAGTTTCAAGCGCTTCCACTCAAATTCGCCCTCACTCCGTCAActctgaagatgatgaagacggaCTGGAGATGGACCGGGATTTCCAATTGACCTATTCGGATATGTTCTCTCTGGGTGAGTATAGTGAATCGCCGAATGCTGGTATCTTCGACAGAGTGCTTGATACAGTAAACACGGCCAAAGATATAGCACATGTTATATGGAATGTTGGTTGGCGACGGTAA
- a CDS encoding uncharacterized protein (COG:S;~EggNog:ENOG410PPC7;~TransMembrane:1 (i302-323o)) has product MSNNDRKTFQSFNPTQQRHDERRSVDDDKQQDRRAISDNTISNANLDPGKSRPFHKHKRSKSRDIRFPRTMSQIASSTGAGARALLPAWSGSGSKEKDREGDDGLLRPITRDTSRTRWGSDSTSGLGTGSRRGSFLEGIEQSDRIGPPRKQEIRSPEDLEQVKSRRKQAEEYLRSALVAIGTLATDITRRLDYTYYNLLEKITALNTTISSFQGLADSTSTIFNEFEREIAGMYQEINRQVGELGEFQAQLEKIEALEERMKRSREKAEALEGRLEKMKDEVSRWEKKEVEWQSRVNRRLRIFWSVVVTATLALVIAVVVQNWPLVDSSSQARLQSTSLDNRTSEIPLHRDSTAAIPGMNGQKSKPNLDHRQTASAAGASPTEADPLRVFDEL; this is encoded by the exons ATGTCGAACAATGATCGGAAGACATTCCAGAGCTTCAACCCTACCCAACAACGTCATGATGAGCGTCGATCCGTCGATGATGATAAACAACAAGATCGCCGTGCGATAAGCGACAATACCATCTCCAACGCCAATCTAGACCCTGGGAAATCAAGACCGTTCCATAAACACAAACGCAGCAAATCGCGCGATATCCGTTTCCCGAGGACAATGAGCCAGATTGCCTCTTCAACTGGTGCGGGCGCCAGGGCTTTGCTTCCGGCTTGGTCGGGATCGGGTAGTAAGGAGAAGGATCGCGAGGGTGATGATGGGTTGCTGAGGCCGATAACGCGGGATACTTCTCGGACGCGCTGGGGGTCGGATTCGACCAGTGGTCTGGGGACTGGAAGTAGGAGGGGCAGTTTTCTGGAAGGGATTGAACAGAGTGATAGGATTGGTCCGCCCAGAAAGCAGGAGATTCGCTCGCCGGAGGACTTGGAGCAGGTGAAAAGTAGGAGAAAGCAAGCAGAGGA ATATCTACGGTCTGCATTGGTAGCAATCGGGACACTCGCAACGGACATCACCCGCCGGCTTGACTACACATACTACAATCTGTTGGAGAAGATCACCGCATTGAACACGACCATTAGCTCCTTTCAAGGCCTGGCCGACTCGACATCAACAATATTCAATGAATTCGAACGAGAAATCGCGGGCATGTACCAGGAGATTAACAGACAGGTCGGAGAACTCGGTGAATTCCAGGCCCAACTCGAGAAAATCGAAGCTCTCGAAGAGCGCATGAAACGAAGCAGAGAAAAGGCCGAGGCGCTTGAGGGCAGACTTGAGAAGATGAAAGACGAGGTTTCCCGttgggagaagaaagaggtgGAGTGGCAGTCTCGTGTCAATCGGCGACTGCGCATCTTCTGGAGCGTTGTTGTGACTGCTACACTGGCTCTTGTGATTGCTGTGGTTGTCCAGAATTGGCCGCTCGTcgattcttcttctcaggcGCGTTTGCAATCTACATCATTGGACAACCGAACCTCGGAAATTCCTCTACATCGAGATTCCACAGCCGCGATTCCGGGCATGAACGGCCAGAAGAGCAAGCCTAATCTTGATCATCGCCAAACTGCGAGCGCGGCAGGCGCATCGCCCACTGAAGCCGATCCTCTTAGGGTGTTTGACGAACTTTGA
- a CDS encoding ELMO/CED-12 family protein (COG:T;~EggNog:ENOG410PFWZ;~InterPro:IPR016024,IPR011989,IPR011993,IPR024574, IPR006816,IPR001849;~PFAM:PF11841,PF04727,PF16457), with translation MMEGINIPELVERLGSDEDAVRKMAVFKLQGNIGDPSFADIFIAEGGLSRLRYLTLHASGNTLAYSLTSLARLLEVDKGWEFVNQDVVERIVELIVTHPLVNILRGAMSILVSVVSHPYTGGHSQSGTFGFRALKPAIAIYPQFLEMLVSRLSSADHALCANALQLINCLMRDSITNDSEHEWPKFIQRLQDLGAIRAVYVLMQGTALQDLAHPLIEFQSLTKVLLRKWRDVYLDLEKPEHRRALKGFYVASNPEKNQDKAPDTGDETPRPSKKHHSEKWRRLGFESENPVSEFDGTGFLGMMDLADYVRNYSDEFQKMLLEQSTKSAEQRCPIARASLTVTSILYDHFEVDKSDMEDAKSYLIMDSQSNLDRVFRPLLLHWTRLHVAGLHAFFRLWKATGSEVEDFDKIAELVRILIESVVGGAPRTKDVQDVEGELAEFDYRRLRELQMEILELTYEDVWGQHLRQVRDELHHEALQFVKEQRIRCLLQGAWFFNGNPPKSETGSSFSKSTYRYAQLSHNRRYLHFGDFDTTGNRRPDLDALPDKIDLSTVSSVVSNVSAAPDDAPSTVKTTPRQPVSSTKITIHGYVPSGTAAGAQKSHNRARSTSRATQKEVVLLTLRPQSISTASEWLDGLLMLLNQQPITAETNKLIDLVSNYGLKIRLLNIRFDDAVFVGEAPQVPSREGLDDDYYYDVFGGA, from the exons ATGATGGAGGGCATCAACATCCCTGAGCTTGTGGAAAGGTTGGGGAGTGATGAAGACGCTGTCCGTAAAATGGCCGTCTTTAAACTCCAGGGGAACATTGGGGATCCTTCCTTTGCTGATATCTTCATTGCTGAAGGTGGACTGTCCAGATTGCGCTACCTGACGCTACATGCAAGTGGGAATACATTGGCATACAGTTTGACAAGCCTTGCGCGACTATTGGAGGTGGATAAAGGATGGGAGTTTGTGAACCAGGATGTGGTGGAAAGG ATTGTCGAACTTATTGTTACTCATCCTCTGGTAAACATATTGCGCGGAGCAATGTCGATTCTTGTATCCGTCGTATCACATCCTTATACCGGTGGCCATTCCCAGTCAGGAACCTTCGGTTTTCGCGCCCTGAAGCCCGCAATCGCCATTTACCCGCAATTCCTGGAGATGCTTGTGAGCAGACTCTCGTCCGCCGATCATGCACTTTGTGCCAATGCGCTCCAATTGATCAATTGCCTCATGCGCGACTCGATAACAAACGATTCGGAACATGAATGGCCCAAATTCATTCAGAGATTACAAGACTTGGGCGCGATCAGAGCTGTCTACGTTCTCATGCAGGGGACTGCGCTGCAGGATCTGGCGCATCCCCTCATTGAGTTCCAATCTCTGACAAAGGTGCTTCTGCGGAAGTGGCGTGACGTTTACCTGGATCTAGAGAAGCCAGAACACAGAAGGGCATTGAAAGGGTTTTACGTGGCGAGTAACCCCGAGAAGAATCAGGATAAGGCACCGGATACTGGTGACGAGACGCCGCGCCCCTCCAAGAAACACCACTCGGAGAAATGGCGGCGACTTGGGTTTGAGTCGGAGAACCCTGTTTCTGAGTTTGATGGGACCGGATTTCTAGGAATGATGGATCTCGCTGATTACGTTCGAAACTATTCGGACGAGTTCCAAAAGATGCTCTTGGAGCAATCAACGAAATCGGCAGAGCAACGATGCCCAATTGCTCGTGCGTCCTTGACAGTAACTTCGATCTTGTACGACCATTTCGAAGTTGACAAGTCGGACATGGAAGATGCCAAGAGCTATCTTATCATGGACTCTCAGTCCAACCTAGACCGAGTATTCAGACCTCTATTGCTGCACTGGACCCGATTGCATGTTGCGGGACTTCATGCATTCTTCCGGCTGTGGAAAGCTACAGGCTCCGAGGTGGAGGATTTTGATAAAATTGCCGAGCTTGTTCGCATTCTCATTGAGTCAGTTGTGGGAGGAGCGCCACGAACAAAGGATGTACAGGACGTAGAGGGAGAGCTGGCCGAATTCGATTATCGGCGGCTTCGTGAACTCCAGATGGAGATTCTGGAACTTACATATGAAGATGTGTGGGGTCAGCATCTCCGTCAGGTGCGTGACGAACTACATCACGAAGCTCTGCAGTTTGTCAAGGAGCAGAGGATCCGATGCCTACTACAGGGCGCTTGGTTCTTCAATGGAAACCCTCCCAAATCGGAAACAGGGTCGTCTTTTTCCAAGTCCACGTACAGATATGCCCAATTGTCCCACAACAGAAGATATCTTCACTTTGGGGATTTCGATACTACAGGTAATCGACGTCCAGACCTGGACGCCTTGCCGGACAAAA TTGATCTCTCTACCGTTTCGTCTGTCGTTTCGAACGTCTCGGCAGCACCAGACGATGCTCCTTCAACTGTGAAGACAACACCTCGCCAACCTGTTTCCTCTACCAAGATTACCATTCATGGCTATGTCCCGTCTGGGACAGCCGCGGGTGCTCAGAAGAGCCATAATCGCGCTCGCTCGACCAGTAGGGCAACACAGAAGGAGGTGGTACTGTTGACTCTCCGGCCACAGTCCATCAGCACTGCATCTGAATGGCTCGACGGCTTACTTATGCTCCTGAATCAGCAGCCCATCACGGCAGAAACTAACAAATTGATTGACCTTGTCAGCAATTACGGGCTAAAGATTCGTTTGCTGAATATTCGGTTTGACGATGCTGTCTTTGTCGGGGAAGCTCCCCAGGTCCCCTCTCGGGAGGGTCTTGACGACGATTATTATTACGATGTGTTTGGGGGTGCTTGA
- the RAD17 gene encoding putative cell cycle checkpoint protein Rad17 (BUSCO:EOG09263HK2;~COG:L;~EggNog:ENOG410PFQ2;~InterPro:IPR027417,IPR004582;~PFAM:PF03215;~go_process: GO:0006281 - DNA repair [Evidence IEA]), with product MDTRPSKRQRIFTVYSSDTDDDIEAQIETNDAKTASHAATKDSRNDVTQLPIGDSGPISKALPLLSSRPQTTSTSGYSNSRSHSSTPSPEKKKPGKPLNGKSTGDPLRSFFQPASEEQRWSSQKFEPTRPAKSTTEKAGDDDDLIEDDYDSFDELFTQHFINADIGSQSGTGAQRNSQDKSCQNPPSIKTNPTGKRASSTKRFLLPQSPKKKGQSRPSATITAEDDGRPWAQKYGPSNLDELAVHKRKVTDVQNWLNDVFIGRNRCRLLVLRGPAGCGKTTTVSLLSDTLGFDVLEWKNPPASEFNTKGYTSIGAQFEEFLGRGDKFSGLELDGADKTSDAGGSHDSASSQRRIILIEEFPTILSRNSSGLAAFRLSLQRYLAATAPSGSSNPAIPEGALNPPIVLIISETLLGSASSVLDNLTAHRLLGPDIYNHPNTTFIDFNNIAPTYMQNALRLVLEKEARHSRRVQVPGPAFLERISEIGDIRSAISSLEFVCLKGDKAGAWGGSINKKTRKSSRNGVGLTQMEKESLKMMTQREASLGIFHAVGKIVYNKRDEVSSTTGSFRPPSPPDHLRHHDRPKVSQVWVDELMDETGTDIQTFISALHENYVPSCECLLSTDCLDECIGALSDSDMLCADQRGAQRHGARVGGVGNFSAGVDMLRQDEISYQVATRGLLFALPHPVKRKLGSGRGNDAYKMSYPKSLRLWSASEEIEGLMDLWMKRLLNPFSTAVSQLGGIQGWKNRSTVRDTNQYNDSETLRTVTMMPRNDALLWHLPYMAKISQNELETEELHKITDFHIGAHGDLSHNSDNHVSDPLLGPNRLLQRRLRHTKFQGNNSAFGPQLPQPLEDQEEKLVLSDDDIMDD from the exons ATGGACACTCGTCCTTCGAAGAGACAGCGAATATTCACAGTCTACTCATCTGATACGGACGACGATATTGAAGCGCAGATAGAAACAAACGATGCGAAGACTGCAAGCCATGCAGCTACCAAAGACTCTCGAAACGATGTAACTCAACTCCCCATTGGCGATTCTGGGCCAATTTCGAAAGCACTTCCCCTCCTGTCCTCGCGGCCGCAGACGACCTCGACTTCCGGCTACTCTAATAGCAGATCACATTCCTCTACCCCTTCACctgagaaaaagaaacctGGGAAACCCTTGAACGGCAAATCAACTGGGGATCCTTTGCGCAGCTTCTTCCAACCCGCAAGTGAGGAACAACGATGGTCTTCGCAGAAATTCGAACCAACGCGCCCCGCGAAATCCACAACAGAAAAAGCTGGGGATGATGACGATTTGATAGAAGATGACTACGATTCATTCGATGAGTTGTTTACGCAACATTTCATCAACGCGGATATTGGTTCCCAGAGCGGGACAGGAGCGCAGCGAAACAGTCAAGACAAATCATGCCAGAATCCGCCATCGATCAAGACAAATCCGACGGGGAAACGTGCGAGCTCTACGAAGCGCTTCTTGCTTCCCCAATCCCCTAAAAAAAAGGGTCAATCTCGGCCATCAGCTACCATCACCGCAGAGGACGATGGGCGTCCATGGGCCCAGAAGTACGGCCCGTCCAATTTGGATGAGTTAGCTGTCCATAAGCGGAAAGTTACTGATGTGCAGAACTGGTTGAATGATGTATTCATAGGGAGAAATAGATGC AGATTGCTCGTTCTGCGTGGTCCTGCCGGTTGCGGGAAAACAACTACCGTATCTCTGTTGTCTGATACATTGGGCTTCGACGTCCTCGAGTGGAAGAATCCGCCGGCCTCCGAATTCAACACGAAAGGTTACACGTCCATTGGCGCTCAATTCGAGGAATTTCTGGGACGGGGTGATAAATTCAGTGGACTTGAACTAGATGGAGCAGATAAAACTTCAGATGCTGGAGGAAGCCATGATTCTGCATCGTCCCAGCGACGTATTATCCTTATAGAGGAGTTTCCCACGATTCTAAGTCGGAATTCGTCTGGTCTGGCGGCCTTCAGGCTTTCTCTCCAGCGGTATCTTGCTGCAACAGCTCCTTCGGGTTCAAGTAACCCAGCGATTCCGGAAGGAGCACTGAATCCTCCTATAGTACTCATCATTTCAGAAACACTTTTGGGCTCAGCATCTTCTGTTTTGGATAATTTAACTGCCCACAGGTTACTGGGTCCGGACATTTACAACCACCCGAACACTACGTTTATCGATTTTAATAACATTGCTCCTACATATATGCAAAATGCGCTAAGGCTGGTATTAGAGAAGGAGGCTCGTCATTCCAGACGAGTTCAAGTCCCCGGGCCAGCATTCCTCGAGAGAATATCTGAGATAGGGGACATCAGGAGTGCTATCTCTTCCCTCGAATTTGTCTGCCTCAAAGGAGACAAAGCAGGAGCATGGGGAGGAAGCATAAACAAAAAGACGAGGAAATCATCTCGCAATGGCGTAGGACTCACGCAGATGGAAAAGGAGTCATTGAAAATGATGACGCAAAGAGAAGCGAGTCTTGGGATATTCCATGCTGTTGGGAAAATCGTATACAATAAGCGTGATGAGGTTAGCAGTACGACAGGGAGCTTCAGGCCCCCTTCGCCGCCAGACCATCTGCGCCACCATGATCGGCCGAAAGTATCTCAGGTCTGGGTTGATGAGCTTATGGATGAAACCGGGACAGACATTCAAACCTTTATAAGCGCTCTACATGAGAACTATGTGCCATCCTGCGAGTGCCTGTTATCCACGGACTGTCTGGATGAATGCATAGGAGCATTGTCGGATAGCGATATGTTGTGCGCGGACCAAAGAGGCGCTCAAAGACATGGCGCAAGAGTCGGTGGAGTCGGGAATTTCAGTGCTGGTGTTGACATGTTGCGGCAAGACGAGATTAGCTATCAGGTAGCTACGCGAGGCCTTCTTTTCGCTCTCCCTCATCCTGTAAAAAGGAAGCTGGGATCAGGGCGTGGGAACGATGCTTACAAGATGTCGTATCCGAAATCCCTGCGTTTATGGAGCGCATCCGAGGAAATTGAGGGATTGATGGACTTATGGATGAAGCGTCTGTTGAATCCATTCAGCACAGCAGTCTCCCAGCTCGGTGGCATACAGGGCTGGAAGAACCGTTCAACTGTTCGTGACACCAATCAATATAATGACAGTGAGACGCTTAGGACTGTGACAATGATGCCTCGAAACGATGCATTACTTTGGCACCTACCATATATGGCTAAAATATCACAGAACGAACTCGAAACAGAGGAGCTCCATAAGATCACCGACTTTCATATTGGAGCTCACGGCGATCTTAGTCACAACAGCGACAACCATGTCAGCGATCCTTTGCTGGGGCCTAATCGCCTTCTCCAGCGGAGGCTACGCCATACCAAGTTTCAAGGCAATAACAGTGCATTCGGACCACAACTCCCGCAACCCCTGGAAGATCAAGAGGAGAAGCTAGTCTTGAGCGACGACGATATCATGGATGACTGA
- the YEA4 gene encoding putative UPD-GlcNAc transporter (Mnn2-2) (COG:G;~EggNog:ENOG410PIRD;~InterPro:IPR013657;~PFAM:PF08449;~TransMembrane:10 (i57-78o90-110i131-149o155-177i184-202o222-241i261-280o346-368i380-400o406-426i);~go_process: GO:0055085 - transmembrane transport [Evidence IEA]): MSGRSSGTLKATSNDLTPNHTTDRSSSNDNKQDAHSRDAGGSLTGIGAAAAHATLPIWVNVVLMVSLIFGGCCANMFALEAIIKEEPRSGPLITFVQFIVTALFTLPNFVSIPAGPRSLFIAKRVIPLRSWLAYTAFFLTINLLNNWAFAYKISVPLHIIVRSGGPVASMIIGYLFNGKRYSRGQVVAVILLTLGVVGAALADAEARGQSMNIETDSNSHTIANTVTGFSILALAMILSAFQGIFADRLYERHGRNNWKEALFYSHALSLPLFLTSYPQLLSQWRTLLSSPPLLSKISAVSNLTSINLGGVSATTPLGVLSIPASVSGVISSLALVVQRHQFFQSFLAHVPIQVVYLFMNAFTQFLCIRGVHLLAAKTSSLTVTIVLNIRKLVSLLLSIYLFGNQLAPGVLVGAALVFAGGGLYGFEGTRLREKSLKKD, from the exons ATGTCTGGCCGCAGCAGTGGCACGTTAAAAGCGACGAGCAATGACCTAACACCAAATCACACGACCGACCGGTCTTCCAGCAATGATAACAAGCAGGATGCCCACAGCAGAGACGCCGGTGGCTCTCTGACGGGGATAGGCGCGGCAGCGGCCCATGCGACTCTCCCAATCTGGGTGAATGTGGTCTTGATGGTTTCACTGATTTTCGGCGGTTGTTGTGCCAAT ATGTTTGCGCTTGAGGCTATTATCAA GGAAGAACCGAGATCTG GTCCTTTGATAACATTTGTTCAGTTCATTGTAACTGCTCTGTTTACCCTCCCAAATTTCGTCTCAATACCTGCGGGTCCTCGATCATTGTTCATAGCCAAGCGTGTCATACCACTTCGCTCATGGCTAGCGTACACTGCATTCTTTCTGACCATCAATCTCCTAAACAACTGGGCATTTGCATACAAGATCTCAGTTCCTTTGCACATCATTGTTCGCTCTGGGGGGCCAGTAGCGTCAATGATAATCGGATACCTATTCAATGGCAAAAGGTATTCCCGAGGACAAGTTGTAGCAGTCATCCTGCTTACTTTAGGTGTTGTGGGTGCGGCATTGGCAGATGCAGAAGCAAGAGGTCAATCAATGAACATTGAGACTGATAGCAATAGTCACACCATTGCAAATACGGTCACTGGGTTCTCTATACTCGCATTGGCAATGATTCTCTCTGCGTTTCAAGGAATTTTTGCGGATCGACTTTATGAGCGCCATGGCCGGAATAATTGGAAAGAGGCCCTGTTCTACTCCCATGCGCTCTCATTGCCGCTTTTCCTCACATCTTATCCGCAGCTCTTGTCCCAATGGCGGACTCTGCTGTCATCACCCCCGTTGCTTTCCAAGATCTCTGCCGTGTCAAACCTCACATCGATCAATCTTGGAGGAGTTTCGGCTACCACCCCTCTTGGTGTGCTTTCGATACCAGCATCGGTTTCTGGCGTCATCTCATCTCTGGCATTGGTCGTTCAAAGGCATCAATTCTTCCAGTCTTTCCTTGCTCATGTTCCGATACAGGTGGTATATCTATTCATGAATGCTTTTACGCAGTTTCTGTGCATTCGTGGGGTCCATCTACTTGCTGCAAAGACATCTTCCTTGACTGTTACGATTGTCTTGAATATTCGCAAGCTTGTCTCGCTGCTTCTGTCCATATATTTGTTTGGAAACCAACTTGCACCAGGTGTGCTTGTTGGCGCAGCTCTCGTATTTGCTGGTGGTGGCTTATATGGCTTTGAGGGAACGCGGTTGAGAGAGAAGAGTTTGAAGAAAGATTGA